One Pseudomonas sp. C27(2019) DNA window includes the following coding sequences:
- the yajC gene encoding preprotein translocase subunit YajC, with product MNFFISAAYADTAAGAPPGGEYMQFILLAGFLVIFYMMIWRPQAKRAKEHRNLVSGLQKGDEVVTSGGIAGRVTKVSDDFLVLEASDTVELKIQKSAVVAALPKGTIKAI from the coding sequence ATGAATTTCTTTATATCTGCTGCTTATGCTGATACCGCTGCTGGTGCGCCTCCAGGTGGCGAGTACATGCAGTTTATTTTGCTGGCTGGTTTTTTGGTCATTTTCTACATGATGATCTGGCGTCCACAAGCCAAGCGTGCCAAAGAGCACCGCAATTTGGTCAGTGGTTTGCAAAAAGGTGATGAAGTTGTGACCAGTGGTGGTATTGCTGGACGTGTAACCAAAGTTAGCGATGACTTTTTAGTGCTTGAAGCTTCAGATACTGTTGAGTTGAAAATTCAAAAAAGTGCAGTGGTTGCAGCATTACCTAAAGGCACGATAAAAGCGATCTAA
- the secD gene encoding protein translocase subunit SecD — translation MLNKYPLWKYLLIVAILSISFIYSAPNLFPDDPAIQVTGASSALQIEQTDLDRATAALTAAGIGVKSAALEARGGLVRLLHRDDQLPAKDVVRKALGDEYVVALNLAATTPEWLRSLAASPMKLGLDLSGGVHFLLEVDMEKAITARLKMHEGEVKTLLRKERVRYRSLPGIDNGFQLGFDDAATLNQARALVRKDFTDFEMTTAERNDKPVLLLTLLPNKISEIREYSIKQNLTTVRNRVNELGVAEPLVQRQGANRIVVELPGVQDTAEAKRILGKTANLEFRLAAAADAPRATTEMYEFREEGRPPVALERSIIITGDQVTDAQASFDENGRQQVNIRLDGHGGELMNRATRNDIGRSMAVIFIEQRPTTRYVREMVDGVETEVPVQTFKEEKRVISLATIQSALGSQFRITGLDGQGESSELALLLRAGGLAAPMYFVEERTIGPSLGAENIELGVQAALWGFLFVAIFIVLIYRLFGVLAVVALSLNMVNLLAMMSLLGATLTLPGIAGIVLTMGMAVDANVLIFSRIREEIANGMSPQRAIHEGFDKAYSAIIDGNLTTLLVGAILFAMGTGPIKGFAVTLSLGIITSMFTAIMVTRAMVNLMYGGRDVKKLWI, via the coding sequence ATGCTCAACAAGTATCCATTGTGGAAGTATCTGCTGATCGTAGCGATTCTATCCATCAGTTTTATTTACTCTGCGCCAAACCTTTTTCCGGATGATCCAGCGATTCAGGTGACGGGCGCCAGTAGCGCATTACAAATTGAACAAACAGATCTTGATCGCGCCACAGCAGCGTTAACCGCGGCAGGTATTGGTGTGAAAAGTGCTGCTCTGGAAGCGCGAGGCGGCCTTGTGCGGTTGCTGCATCGCGATGATCAGCTGCCTGCCAAAGATGTGGTGCGTAAGGCTCTAGGTGATGAGTACGTCGTTGCATTGAACCTGGCCGCGACAACACCTGAATGGTTACGCAGCCTAGCGGCCAGCCCAATGAAGCTGGGTCTGGACTTGTCCGGTGGTGTGCACTTCTTGCTTGAAGTGGATATGGAAAAAGCCATTACTGCTCGCCTGAAAATGCATGAAGGCGAAGTGAAAACCCTTTTACGCAAAGAACGTGTACGCTACCGCAGCTTGCCGGGTATCGATAATGGTTTTCAGTTGGGCTTTGATGATGCAGCCACTTTAAATCAGGCGCGCGCGTTGGTGCGTAAAGATTTTACTGATTTTGAGATGACCACCGCCGAGCGCAATGACAAGCCAGTCTTGCTGTTAACCTTGCTGCCAAACAAGATCAGTGAAATACGCGAGTACTCAATCAAGCAAAACTTAACCACGGTTCGTAATCGAGTCAATGAGTTGGGTGTGGCTGAGCCACTGGTGCAGCGCCAAGGTGCTAACCGCATCGTAGTTGAGTTACCCGGTGTGCAAGATACGGCTGAAGCCAAGCGTATTTTGGGTAAAACCGCCAACCTTGAGTTTCGCTTAGCAGCCGCTGCTGATGCGCCGCGCGCCACCACAGAAATGTATGAGTTCCGTGAGGAAGGCCGCCCGCCGGTCGCCTTGGAGCGCAGCATCATCATTACTGGTGATCAGGTGACTGATGCGCAGGCCAGCTTTGATGAGAATGGCCGTCAACAGGTTAATATCCGTCTTGATGGTCATGGTGGCGAGTTAATGAACCGTGCCACCCGTAATGATATTGGTCGCAGTATGGCGGTGATCTTTATCGAGCAGCGTCCGACCACGCGTTATGTGCGTGAGATGGTGGACGGTGTCGAAACAGAAGTGCCGGTGCAAACCTTTAAAGAAGAAAAGCGTGTGATCAGTCTGGCGACGATTCAATCAGCTTTGGGCAGTCAGTTCCGTATTACCGGGTTGGATGGTCAGGGTGAGTCGTCTGAGCTGGCGCTGCTGTTGCGTGCGGGTGGTCTTGCCGCGCCGATGTACTTTGTTGAAGAACGTACCATTGGCCCAAGTTTAGGTGCTGAGAATATTGAGCTGGGTGTGCAGGCGGCCTTATGGGGCTTCTTGTTTGTGGCAATCTTTATTGTCTTGATTTACAGGCTTTTTGGTGTCCTGGCTGTCGTGGCGTTAAGTCTGAACATGGTCAATTTGCTCGCAATGATGTCATTACTAGGGGCGACGCTAACTCTGCCAGGTATTGCCGGTATCGTCTTGACCATGGGTATGGCGGTGGATGCTAACGTGCTGATTTTCTCACGTATTCGCGAGGAAATAGCCAATGGTATGTCGCCACAGCGTGCCATCCATGAAGGCTTTGATAAAGCTTACTCGGCGATTATTGACGGTAACCTGACTACGTTATTAGTGGGTGCCATCCTCTTTGCGATGGGCACTGGGCCCATTAAAGGCTTTGCGGTGACCTTATCGCTGGGCATCATTACCTCAATGTTCACTGCAATTATGGTGACACGTGCCATGGTTAACCTGATGTATGGTGGCCGTGACGTCAAGAAGCTGTGGATTTAA
- the secF gene encoding protein translocase subunit SecF — MKRVINFMSVRHLAFVLSLIMILASLGSLAVKGLNFGLDFTGGTLIELNYEQAADLNKIRNQLQEGGYPDAVVQSFGAVNDVLVRMPGDDPELGNKVADVLRQDAASQMTIKRVEFVGPAVGEELRDQGGLGMLLALAGILVYLGFRFQWKFGIGAIVGLFHDVIITLGVFSYFQLTFDLTVLAAILAIIGYSLNDTIVVFDRIRENFRFLRNTSLIDNINISTTQTLLRTLATSISTLLAVGSLLAFGGDNLWGFAFALFIGITAGTYSSVYIASIFLIWLKLTVEDLIPPVSTEEVDETP, encoded by the coding sequence ATGAAACGAGTAATTAACTTTATGAGCGTGCGCCATCTGGCGTTCGTCTTAAGCTTGATAATGATCCTTGCGTCGCTGGGCAGTTTGGCTGTTAAGGGTCTTAACTTTGGTTTGGACTTTACTGGCGGTACGCTGATCGAGCTCAATTATGAGCAAGCAGCGGATTTAAATAAGATTCGCAACCAGCTACAAGAGGGTGGTTACCCAGATGCTGTAGTGCAGAGCTTTGGTGCCGTCAATGATGTATTGGTGCGCATGCCAGGTGATGATCCTGAGTTGGGCAATAAGGTTGCTGATGTATTGCGCCAAGATGCGGCTAGCCAAATGACAATTAAGCGTGTTGAGTTTGTCGGCCCTGCGGTCGGTGAAGAACTGCGTGATCAGGGTGGCTTGGGCATGCTGTTGGCGCTGGCAGGAATCTTGGTGTACCTAGGCTTTCGCTTTCAGTGGAAGTTTGGTATCGGCGCAATCGTCGGTTTATTCCACGATGTTATTATCACTTTGGGGGTGTTCTCTTACTTTCAGCTCACTTTTGATCTGACTGTATTGGCTGCAATTTTGGCGATTATTGGTTACTCGCTCAACGATACCATTGTGGTATTTGACCGTATTCGTGAGAACTTTCGTTTTTTACGTAATACTTCATTGATCGATAATATCAATATTTCGACGACACAGACGCTGCTGCGAACCTTAGCGACCTCGATTTCGACTTTATTGGCTGTTGGATCATTGCTCGCATTTGGAGGTGATAATCTCTGGGGCTTTGCTTTTGCGCTGTTTATCGGTATCACTGCAGGTACCTATTCGTCAGTGTATATTGCCAGCATTTTCTTGATCTGGTTAAAACTGACCGTAGAGGATTTGATCCCGCCTGTGAGTACTGAAGAAGTTGATGAGACGCCTTAA
- a CDS encoding glycine zipper 2TM domain-containing protein: MNKSMLIGGVLGAVAVTAGGAFATYNLMSGPSYAEVVAVKAVKETVKTPRQECRDVTVTKRKPIKDNNRIVGTAVGAVVGGLLGNQVGGGSGKKVATVAGAVGGGYAGNKTQEHLQQNNTYTTTERRCNTEYDISEKIAGYDVSYELDGKVRTIRMDEDPGRRLQLDEQGRVILERVAL, from the coding sequence ATGAACAAATCGATGTTGATTGGTGGCGTGTTGGGTGCAGTCGCTGTAACTGCGGGTGGTGCTTTTGCAACCTATAACCTAATGAGTGGGCCCAGCTATGCAGAGGTCGTGGCTGTTAAAGCGGTTAAAGAAACTGTAAAAACACCGCGCCAAGAATGCCGTGATGTAACGGTAACTAAACGTAAGCCGATTAAAGATAACAATCGTATTGTTGGAACTGCAGTGGGTGCTGTCGTTGGTGGTTTATTAGGTAATCAAGTTGGCGGTGGCAGCGGCAAAAAAGTGGCGACAGTGGCAGGTGCGGTAGGTGGCGGTTATGCGGGTAATAAAACCCAGGAGCATCTCCAGCAAAACAATACTTACACCACCACGGAGCGTCGTTGTAATACGGAATATGATATCAGCGAGAAAATTGCTGGTTACGACGTCAGTTATGAATTGGATGGTAAAGTGCGCACGATCCGTATGGATGAAGATCCAGGCCGTCGTTTGCAGCTTGATG